One segment of Tamandua tetradactyla isolate mTamTet1 chromosome 13, mTamTet1.pri, whole genome shotgun sequence DNA contains the following:
- the LOC143653652 gene encoding uncharacterized protein LOC143653652, whose protein sequence is MSRAGACSWRSGSINNNWMEVYNFVEDLVNKFKKFGFPMMWASQCCGLPVLCLAECTAFLDLGGLQSLGQVSRLKKRPGKDSHEQVAFPVCLPCCHCPCSYS, encoded by the exons ATGAGTAGAGCAGGGGCTTGCAGTTGGAG atcGGGCAGCATCAACAACAACTGGATGGAAGTTTATAATTTCGTGGAGGACCTAGTAAATAAGTTCAAGAAGTTCGGCTTCCCCATGATGTGGGCTTCTCAGTGCTGCGGGTTGCCTGTCCTCTGCCTGGCAGAGTGCACAGCCTTTTTAGACTTGGGGGGCCTGCAATCCCTCGG GCAAGTGAGCAGACTGAAAAAGAGACCAGGAAAG GACAGCCATGAGCAAGTCGCCTTCCCAGTCTGCCTGCCTTGCTGTCATTGTCCTTGCTCGTACTCCTAG